A genomic stretch from Gardnerella leopoldii includes:
- the rplP gene encoding 50S ribosomal protein L16 translates to MLIPKRTKYRKQHRPTRSGMSKGGTEIAFGDFGIQALAPAYITNRQIEAARIAMTRYIKRGGRVWITIFPDRPLTKHPLGARMGSGKGAPEFWIANIHPGRVMFEIGGVSEDIAREALRRAIDKLPMKCRVIAREGGDI, encoded by the coding sequence ATGCTTATCCCAAAGAGGACTAAATATCGTAAGCAGCACCGTCCTACCCGTAGCGGCATGTCTAAGGGTGGCACCGAGATCGCTTTCGGCGATTTTGGTATTCAGGCGCTGGCTCCGGCTTACATCACTAACCGACAGATCGAGGCAGCTCGTATCGCAATGACTCGCTACATTAAGCGTGGCGGTCGTGTGTGGATTACGATCTTCCCAGATCGTCCATTAACCAAGCACCCGCTTGGTGCGCGAATGGGTTCCGGTAAGGGTGCTCCAGAATTCTGGATTGCCAACATCCACCCAGGACGCGTAATGTTCGAGATCGGTGGTGTTTCTGAGGACATCGCTCGCGAGGCCTTGCGCCGCGCTATCGATAAGCTCCCAATGAAATGCCGTGTTATTGCGCGTGAAGGCGGTGACATCTGA
- the rpmC gene encoding 50S ribosomal protein L29, with protein sequence MPVGTADYTIKNLNEKTNAEIEGFLKKSKEELFNLRFQAATGQLENSARLKAVKHDIARMYTILRERELGISQEPGATEVKEK encoded by the coding sequence ATGCCAGTCGGAACTGCAGACTACACCATCAAGAATTTGAACGAGAAGACAAATGCTGAGATCGAAGGCTTCTTGAAGAAGTCTAAGGAAGAGCTATTTAACTTGCGCTTCCAGGCAGCAACTGGTCAACTCGAAAACAGCGCTCGCCTCAAGGCGGTCAAGCACGACATTGCCAGGATGTATACTATCCTGCGTGAGCGTGAACTCGGCATCAGCCAAGAGCCTGGCGCCACTGAGGTCAAGGAGAAGTAA
- the rpsQ gene encoding 30S ribosomal protein S17 — protein MAENQERNFRKVRRGYVVSEAMDKTIAVELEQRSTHPLYGKVVRSTRKVKAHDEHNEAHIGDLVSIMETRPLSKTKRWRLDSIIERAK, from the coding sequence ATGGCTGAGAACCAAGAGCGCAACTTCCGCAAGGTTCGTCGCGGCTACGTCGTGTCCGAGGCCATGGACAAGACAATCGCCGTTGAGCTGGAGCAGCGTTCGACACACCCGCTTTACGGTAAAGTCGTTCGCTCCACCCGCAAGGTCAAAGCCCATGATGAACACAATGAGGCACATATTGGCGACCTCGTGAGTATTATGGAAACTCGGCCACTGAGCAAGACCAAGCGTTGGCGTCTCGACTCGATTATCGAGCGCGCCAAGTAA
- the rplN gene encoding 50S ribosomal protein L14 produces the protein MIQQETRLHVADNTGAKELLAIRVLGGSKRRYAGIGDIIVASVKDAIPGGSVKKGDVVKAVVVRTVKEHRRVDGSYIKFDENAAVILGSGREPKGTRIFGPVGRELRDQRFMKIVSLAPEVI, from the coding sequence ATGATTCAGCAGGAAACGCGGCTTCATGTCGCCGACAACACGGGTGCTAAGGAGTTACTTGCCATCCGCGTGCTCGGTGGATCGAAGCGACGCTATGCCGGCATCGGCGACATCATCGTCGCCTCCGTCAAGGACGCGATCCCTGGCGGGTCGGTCAAGAAAGGCGACGTAGTTAAGGCTGTCGTCGTCCGTACTGTCAAGGAACATCGCCGTGTCGATGGTTCCTATATTAAGTTCGATGAGAACGCCGCCGTAATTCTCGGCTCCGGTCGTGAACCAAAAGGCACTCGTATCTTCGGACCAGTCGGTCGTGAATTGCGCGATCAGCGCTTCATGAAGATTGTGTCCCTTGCTCCGGAGGTGATCTGA
- the rplX gene encoding 50S ribosomal protein L24, protein MVAKIKSGDQVKVIRGKDRGKEGKVVRVLADDRLIVEGVQVVKKHVRATQQGQQAGIVSVEAPIHRSNVMVIDPETKQPTRVGVIVKQEARDGKVKTVRVRVAKKSGKELA, encoded by the coding sequence ATGGTAGCCAAGATTAAGTCCGGCGACCAGGTGAAGGTCATTCGCGGCAAGGATCGCGGTAAGGAAGGCAAAGTAGTTCGTGTACTAGCCGATGACCGTTTGATCGTAGAAGGCGTTCAGGTCGTTAAGAAGCACGTTCGCGCCACCCAGCAGGGTCAGCAGGCGGGCATTGTTTCGGTTGAGGCTCCAATCCATCGCTCTAATGTGATGGTTATTGATCCAGAGACCAAGCAGCCTACACGCGTTGGCGTGATTGTTAAGCAAGAGGCTCGTGACGGCAAGGTTAAGACCGTGCGCGTGCGTGTCGCCAAGAAGTCCGGAAAGGAGCTGGCATGA
- the rplE gene encoding 50S ribosomal protein L5, which produces MTDTTVELPATPRLKQQYKDEIVPALEKEFGHTNPMQVARVQKVVVSMGVGAAARDSKLIEGAIKDLTLIAGQKPKVTKAKKSVAQFHLREGQAIGAYVTLRGDRMWEFLDRLLTLALPRIRDFRGINGNQFDGQGNYNFGLTEQSMFHEIDPDSIDHQRGMDITVVTTTKDDVEAKSLLKHLGFPFKEN; this is translated from the coding sequence ATGACCGATACTACAGTTGAGTTGCCGGCAACTCCGCGCTTAAAGCAACAATACAAGGATGAAATCGTACCAGCCTTGGAGAAAGAATTCGGCCACACTAATCCTATGCAGGTGGCTCGCGTGCAGAAGGTTGTCGTCTCTATGGGCGTCGGCGCTGCAGCTCGTGATTCTAAGCTCATCGAAGGTGCGATTAAGGATCTCACTTTGATTGCCGGCCAGAAGCCAAAGGTAACTAAGGCAAAGAAGTCTGTCGCTCAGTTCCATTTGCGCGAAGGTCAGGCTATCGGTGCTTACGTAACTCTTCGTGGCGATCGTATGTGGGAATTCTTGGATCGTTTGCTCACTCTGGCTTTGCCTCGTATCCGCGATTTCCGTGGTATCAATGGCAACCAGTTTGACGGTCAGGGTAATTACAACTTTGGTCTTACGGAACAGTCTATGTTCCATGAGATCGATCCTGACTCGATTGATCATCAGCGTGGTATGGACATCACCGTGGTGACTACCACCAAGGACGATGTGGAGGCCAAGTCTTTGCTTAAGCACCTCGGTTTCCCATTCAAGGAGAACTGA
- a CDS encoding type Z 30S ribosomal protein S14 translates to MAKTALKNKAAAKPKFKVRAYTRCQVCGRPHSVYRKFGLCRICLREKAHRGELPGVTKSSW, encoded by the coding sequence ATGGCAAAAACCGCTCTGAAAAACAAGGCGGCCGCCAAGCCGAAGTTCAAGGTACGCGCTTATACGCGTTGCCAGGTTTGTGGTCGTCCTCACTCCGTGTATCGCAAGTTCGGTCTGTGCCGCATCTGCCTTCGTGAGAAGGCTCATCGCGGTGAGTTGCCGGGTGTTACGAAGTCCAGTTGGTAA
- the rpsH gene encoding 30S ribosomal protein S8, whose protein sequence is MTMTDPIADMLTRLRNASAAKHDTVEMPYSKFKANIAEILKHEGYIKDFAAKEAKVGQTLEITLKYGSNGQRSIQGIKRISKPGLRRYAKSDALPMPLGGLGIAIISTSSGLLTQKECLDRGIGGEIVAYVW, encoded by the coding sequence ATGACAATGACAGATCCAATCGCAGACATGTTGACACGTCTGCGTAATGCGAGCGCGGCAAAGCACGATACCGTGGAAATGCCGTACTCCAAATTCAAGGCGAATATCGCCGAGATTCTGAAGCACGAAGGCTATATTAAGGACTTCGCTGCTAAGGAAGCTAAGGTTGGACAGACGTTGGAAATTACGTTGAAGTATGGCTCCAATGGCCAGCGTTCTATCCAAGGCATCAAGCGCATTTCTAAGCCAGGCTTGCGTCGTTACGCAAAGTCTGATGCTTTGCCAATGCCTCTTGGTGGCCTCGGTATTGCTATTATCTCGACCAGCTCGGGATTGTTGACTCAGAAGGAATGCCTCGATCGAGGCATTGGCGGCGAAATCGTCGCCTACGTATGGTGA
- the rplF gene encoding 50S ribosomal protein L6 yields the protein MASHIGKLPVDIPAGVEVKIEGQSFSVKGAKGSDSYEIPEGITAAVADNQIVLTPVDDLRPTRAKHGLARAIVASMVKGVHDGYTKTLDIVGTGYRAVMKGKGIEFSLGYSHTITVQPPAGIEFELPNPNQVIVKGTDKQTVGQVAANIRKLRAPEPYKGKGIKYTDERILRKAGKAGK from the coding sequence ATGGCATCGCATATTGGTAAGCTCCCCGTCGACATTCCTGCAGGCGTGGAAGTAAAGATTGAAGGTCAGTCCTTCAGCGTCAAAGGCGCTAAGGGTTCTGATTCTTATGAAATTCCAGAGGGAATCACCGCAGCAGTCGCTGACAATCAGATTGTTCTGACTCCAGTTGACGATTTGCGCCCAACTCGTGCAAAGCATGGTTTGGCTCGCGCAATTGTTGCTTCTATGGTGAAGGGTGTGCATGACGGCTACACCAAGACTTTGGATATTGTCGGTACCGGTTATCGTGCAGTGATGAAGGGCAAGGGCATTGAGTTCTCGCTCGGTTATTCTCACACTATTACCGTTCAACCACCGGCAGGTATTGAGTTCGAGTTGCCAAATCCTAACCAGGTAATCGTAAAGGGCACCGATAAGCAGACTGTTGGCCAGGTTGCTGCTAACATTCGTAAGCTTCGTGCTCCAGAACCTTACAAGGGTAAGGGTATTAAGTACACCGATGAACGTATCCTGCGCAAGGCTGGAAAGGCTGGTAAGTGA
- the rplR gene encoding 50S ribosomal protein L18 has product MSVKIFGKGTKVARLRRHARLRKHIAGTAERPRLVVSRSNRHMVAQIVDDTKGITLVSASTLTADFAGFTGTKTEAATKVGELVAAKAKEAGITAVVFDRGGNKYHGRVAAVAEGARQGGLAL; this is encoded by the coding sequence ATGAGCGTTAAGATTTTCGGTAAGGGTACCAAAGTCGCACGTTTGCGTCGTCACGCCCGTCTTCGTAAGCACATTGCCGGCACAGCTGAACGTCCTCGTTTAGTTGTTTCCCGTTCTAACCGTCATATGGTTGCTCAGATTGTGGATGATACCAAGGGAATTACTTTGGTAAGCGCTTCCACTTTGACTGCTGACTTCGCTGGTTTCACTGGCACGAAGACTGAAGCTGCAACCAAGGTTGGCGAATTAGTAGCGGCTAAGGCGAAGGAAGCGGGTATCACCGCTGTAGTCTTCGACCGTGGCGGTAACAAATATCATGGTCGCGTCGCAGCAGTGGCTGAAGGCGCCCGTCAGGGAGGTCTGGCACTGTGA
- the rpsE gene encoding 30S ribosomal protein S5: protein MSDNEKETQVAEETQNTQASAEERNDDRRSRRNKGEGKRGERRNRREENRGEELLDRVVTINRVSKTHKGGRTFSFAALVVVGDGKGTVGVGYGKSREVPAAIAKGQLDAKKHMFTVPRIRGTVTHPVLGHDAAGTVLLRPAAPGTGVIAGGAVRAVMECAGITDILTKSMGSATAVNVVRATVDALKKLEEPEEISARRGLSLEEVAPDALLRERAAGIAEARKAREEAQAAKASEAKDGE from the coding sequence GTGAGCGACAACGAAAAGGAAACCCAAGTGGCTGAAGAAACTCAGAACACTCAGGCATCCGCTGAGGAGCGTAACGATGATCGTCGTTCTCGCCGTAACAAGGGCGAGGGTAAACGCGGCGAACGTCGTAATCGTCGTGAAGAAAACCGTGGCGAAGAGCTTCTGGATCGCGTAGTTACTATTAACCGTGTTTCCAAGACCCACAAGGGTGGTCGTACCTTTAGCTTTGCAGCACTTGTTGTTGTTGGCGACGGTAAGGGCACTGTTGGTGTTGGTTACGGCAAGTCTCGCGAAGTTCCAGCTGCTATTGCTAAGGGTCAGCTTGACGCTAAGAAGCATATGTTCACTGTTCCACGCATTCGTGGTACCGTCACTCATCCAGTGCTCGGTCACGATGCTGCTGGTACTGTGTTGCTCCGTCCAGCTGCTCCAGGTACTGGTGTAATTGCTGGTGGTGCTGTGCGCGCTGTTATGGAATGCGCCGGCATTACGGACATCCTCACCAAGTCCATGGGCTCTGCAACTGCTGTAAACGTAGTGCGTGCTACTGTGGACGCTTTGAAGAAGCTCGAAGAGCCAGAAGAGATTTCTGCTCGTCGTGGTCTTTCTCTTGAGGAAGTCGCTCCTGATGCTTTGCTCCGTGAGCGTGCTGCCGGCATTGCCGAAGCTCGCAAGGCTCGCGAAGAAGCTCAGGCCGCCAAGGCATCTGAAGCAAAGGATGGTGAGTGA
- the rpmD gene encoding 50S ribosomal protein L30, with protein sequence MSNLKITLVHGLVHTTERQRANVHTLGLHKIGHSVVREDTPVNRGLVMAVRHLVSVEEVD encoded by the coding sequence ATGTCAAATTTGAAGATCACTCTGGTGCATGGTTTAGTTCATACAACTGAGCGCCAGCGCGCGAATGTTCATACGCTCGGCCTTCATAAGATTGGTCACAGCGTAGTTCGCGAGGACACCCCCGTCAATCGTGGCTTGGTTATGGCCGTTCGCCACTTGGTGAGCGTCGAGGAGGTCGACTGA
- the rplO gene encoding 50S ribosomal protein L15, which yields MANEEPMLHMHTLRPAPGAKKDRIRVGRGEGSKGKTSGRGDKGTKKRYQVRPGFEGGQLPLYMRLPKLRGFKSPFKKEFQVVNVADLAELFPKGGEVTVADLITKGAVRDGYPVKVLGDGELTVALTLKGMKASASAKAKVEAAGGSISEE from the coding sequence ATGGCTAACGAAGAACCAATGCTGCATATGCACACGTTGCGTCCAGCTCCAGGAGCTAAGAAGGATCGCATCCGTGTAGGTCGTGGTGAAGGCTCTAAGGGTAAGACCTCAGGTCGTGGTGATAAGGGCACAAAGAAGCGTTATCAGGTTCGTCCTGGCTTCGAAGGTGGCCAGCTCCCACTGTACATGCGCTTGCCTAAGTTGCGTGGCTTCAAGAGTCCTTTCAAGAAGGAATTCCAAGTCGTCAACGTTGCAGATCTTGCTGAACTTTTCCCAAAGGGTGGCGAGGTTACTGTAGCTGACCTTATTACTAAGGGCGCTGTACGTGATGGCTATCCTGTGAAGGTTCTTGGTGATGGTGAATTAACTGTTGCCTTGACTCTTAAGGGTATGAAAGCTTCTGCTTCTGCTAAGGCAAAGGTTGAGGCTGCCGGCGGCTCCATCAGCGAAGAGTAG
- the secY gene encoding preprotein translocase subunit SecY — MKTLIQAFRTKELRNKILFVFAMIIIYRIGSFIPIPGVDYKVVHACTVKLASSSENFIGLVNLFSGGSLLQLSIFALGVMPYITASIVIQLLRVVIPRFEALHKEGQSGETKLTQYTRYLTIGLAILQSTTILVTARTGALFNYQCGNNIIPDGSMWSLIVMVLIMTGGTGLIMWMAELITDKGIGQGMSVLIFMSICSGFLPKLWEIGWGTNGSNGDWNKFAIVGGVLIVILIFVDFVELAQRRIPVQYTRRMIGRKMYGGSSTYLPLKVNMSGVIPPIFASSILAVPTLIAQFGDKSKAWVNWIEANLANSTSAWYIAFYTVMIVFFCFFYTEITFNPDETADNMKEYGGFIPGIRAGSATSHYLSYVMNRLNTVGAIYLLFVALIPTVLIMALHLNTKLPFGGTTILIIAGVGLDTLRQAKAQTEQFQYAGFLFKHDEQKQVSK; from the coding sequence GTGAAAACGTTAATCCAGGCCTTCAGGACGAAGGAGTTGAGGAACAAGATCCTCTTCGTCTTCGCTATGATAATTATTTATCGTATTGGTTCATTTATTCCGATTCCGGGTGTGGACTATAAAGTTGTGCATGCTTGCACTGTTAAATTAGCTTCATCGAGCGAGAACTTTATTGGGTTAGTTAACTTGTTCTCAGGTGGCTCGCTGTTGCAGCTTTCTATTTTTGCTTTGGGTGTTATGCCTTACATCACTGCTTCCATTGTGATTCAGCTTTTGCGCGTGGTTATTCCTCGCTTTGAAGCTCTTCATAAGGAAGGTCAGTCTGGAGAAACAAAGCTTACGCAGTACACGCGTTATCTAACTATTGGATTGGCAATTTTGCAATCTACTACGATTTTGGTAACAGCACGTACGGGTGCTTTGTTTAATTATCAGTGCGGAAATAATATTATTCCAGACGGAAGCATGTGGAGCCTTATTGTCATGGTTTTGATCATGACTGGCGGTACTGGTCTTATTATGTGGATGGCAGAACTCATCACCGATAAGGGTATCGGTCAAGGCATGTCTGTCTTAATCTTTATGTCTATTTGCTCTGGCTTCTTGCCAAAGCTTTGGGAAATTGGTTGGGGCACCAACGGTTCTAATGGCGATTGGAATAAGTTCGCTATTGTTGGTGGCGTTTTGATTGTTATCCTCATATTTGTTGACTTTGTTGAGCTTGCTCAACGTCGTATTCCTGTGCAGTATACGCGCCGCATGATTGGCCGAAAAATGTATGGTGGCTCTTCGACTTATTTGCCATTAAAGGTGAATATGAGTGGTGTTATCCCACCAATCTTTGCTTCGTCAATTCTTGCTGTTCCTACTCTTATTGCCCAGTTTGGAGATAAGAGCAAGGCTTGGGTGAATTGGATTGAAGCTAATTTGGCTAATTCCACTTCTGCTTGGTATATTGCGTTTTACACAGTAATGATTGTGTTCTTCTGCTTCTTCTACACAGAGATTACTTTTAATCCTGATGAGACTGCAGATAACATGAAAGAGTATGGTGGCTTCATACCAGGCATTCGCGCTGGTAGTGCTACAAGTCATTATCTTAGCTATGTTATGAACAGGTTGAATACTGTCGGTGCTATTTATTTGCTCTTTGTTGCATTGATTCCTACCGTTTTGATTATGGCTTTGCATTTGAATACAAAATTGCCATTCGGTGGTACAACAATTTTGATTATTGCTGGCGTTGGTTTGGATACGTTGCGTCAAGCAAAGGCTCAGACTGAACAATTCCAGTATGCTGGTTTCTTGTTCAAGCATGATGAGCAAAAGCAAGTATCTAAGTAA
- a CDS encoding adenylate kinase gives MRLLIMGPQGVGKGTQAALLSEHYGIPAISTGDIFRYNLKNHTELGKQVQGYLDKGELVPDELTNNIVKDRLAQDDAKSGWILDGYPRNASQVQALDRMLEELGTPLDHVVALEAERDVLLERMQKRAVEQGRSDDTPEVIAKRLETYEKETAPLLDIYDSRGQLVEVDGVGDIKEINNRIVESLN, from the coding sequence ATGCGATTACTAATTATGGGTCCACAGGGCGTTGGAAAAGGCACTCAGGCCGCTTTGTTAAGTGAGCATTATGGCATTCCAGCGATTTCTACTGGTGATATTTTCCGCTATAACCTTAAGAATCATACTGAGCTTGGAAAACAGGTTCAGGGATATCTTGACAAGGGCGAGTTGGTTCCAGATGAGCTGACTAACAACATTGTTAAGGATCGTCTTGCTCAAGATGATGCAAAGAGTGGTTGGATTCTCGACGGTTATCCTCGCAACGCTTCTCAGGTTCAAGCTTTAGATCGTATGTTGGAAGAGCTTGGCACTCCTCTTGATCACGTTGTGGCTCTCGAGGCTGAGCGCGATGTTTTGCTCGAACGCATGCAAAAGCGTGCAGTGGAGCAAGGCCGTTCTGACGATACTCCAGAAGTAATTGCTAAGCGTTTGGAAACGTATGAGAAAGAAACAGCTCCATTGCTTGATATTTATGATAGCCGCGGTCAGTTGGTTGAAGTAGATGGCGTTGGAGATATTAAGGAAATCAATAATCGCATTGTTGAATCACTTAATTAA
- the infA gene encoding translation initiation factor IF-1, with product MAKDGVIEVEGTVVEALPNAMFRVQLENEHIVLATISGKMRKNYIRILPQDRVVLEMSPYDLNRGRITYRYK from the coding sequence ATGGCAAAAGACGGTGTGATTGAAGTCGAAGGCACGGTAGTAGAAGCACTACCAAATGCGATGTTTCGCGTTCAGCTTGAGAATGAGCACATTGTTTTAGCTACGATCTCTGGTAAGATGCGTAAAAATTATATTCGCATTCTTCCTCAAGATCGTGTAGTGCTAGAGATGAGCCCTTACGATCTGAATCGTGGGCGTATTACGTACCGTTATAAGTAA
- the rpmJ gene encoding 50S ribosomal protein L36 yields MKVSPSVKRICENCRVIRRHGRVMVICINPRHKQRQG; encoded by the coding sequence ATGAAGGTCAGCCCTAGCGTGAAGAGGATCTGCGAAAACTGCCGCGTGATCCGCCGTCACGGCCGCGTCATGGTGATCTGCATTAACCCACGTCATAAGCAGCGTCAGGGCTGA
- the rpsM gene encoding 30S ribosomal protein S13 has product MARLAGVDIPNEKRIEIALTYIFGVGRTRAKETLAATGVNPDTRVKDLTDEQLITLRDYLEANYKIEGDLRREIDADIRRKIQINCYQGQRHRKGLPVRGQRTKTNARTRKGPKRTVAGKKKATR; this is encoded by the coding sequence ATGGCACGTCTTGCCGGAGTAGATATTCCCAATGAGAAGCGCATTGAGATTGCCCTCACCTACATTTTTGGTGTTGGTCGTACTCGCGCTAAGGAAACGCTTGCCGCGACCGGTGTTAATCCGGACACTCGCGTCAAGGATCTTACGGATGAACAGCTGATCACCTTGCGTGATTATCTTGAGGCCAATTACAAGATTGAAGGCGATTTGCGTCGTGAGATCGACGCTGACATCCGTCGTAAGATTCAGATCAACTGCTATCAAGGCCAGCGTCATCGCAAGGGTCTTCCTGTGCGTGGTCAGCGTACCAAGACTAATGCTCGTACTCGCAAGGGTCCGAAGCGTACTGTCGCCGGGAAGAAGAAGGCCACCCGATAG
- the rpsK gene encoding 30S ribosomal protein S11, which produces MAAAKQASRKPRRRDRKSVPVGQAHIKSTFNNTIISITDPSGAVLSWASGGDVGFKGSRKSTPYAAGMAAESAARKAMEHGLKKVDVFVKGPGSGRETAIRSLQSAGLEVGSITDVTPQAHNGVRPPKRRRV; this is translated from the coding sequence ATGGCAGCTGCAAAGCAAGCCTCGCGCAAGCCGCGTCGCCGGGACCGCAAGTCGGTGCCGGTTGGGCAGGCGCATATTAAATCAACATTCAATAACACGATTATCTCCATTACCGATCCATCCGGTGCAGTCCTTTCTTGGGCTTCCGGCGGTGATGTCGGCTTTAAGGGTTCCCGTAAGTCGACTCCTTACGCTGCAGGTATGGCTGCTGAGTCTGCCGCACGCAAGGCAATGGAGCATGGCCTCAAGAAGGTCGACGTGTTTGTTAAGGGTCCAGGTTCCGGTCGTGAAACCGCTATCCGTTCCCTCCAGTCCGCGGGTCTCGAAGTTGGTTCTATTACCGACGTTACCCCGCAAGCGCATAACGGCGTACGCCCACCAAAGCGTCGCCGCGTCTGA
- a CDS encoding DNA-directed RNA polymerase subunit alpha produces MLIAQRPTLTEESLNPQRSRFTIEPLEPGFGYTLGNSLRRTLLSSIPGAAVTSVRISGALHEFTTLPGVEEDVTEILLNIKGIVLTSEYDEPVVMYLRKNGKGEATAGDITPPAGVTIANPDLHIATLAEDGELEIEFTVERGRGYVPAQMNKQENSEIGRIPVDSIYSPVLKVSYKVEATRVEQRTDFDKLILDVETKPAITPRDAVASAGSTLVELFGLCRELNVDAEGVEVGPAPTHDEADSQLAIPIEDMNFTQRSYNCLKREGIHTVGELVVHTEQDLLDIRNFGMKSIDEVKEKLQAMGLSLKASPIGFDANNLEGGTFFSPEDE; encoded by the coding sequence GTGCTTATCGCACAGCGTCCGACACTTACCGAGGAATCACTGAATCCCCAGCGTTCTCGCTTTACTATTGAGCCGCTGGAACCAGGTTTTGGCTACACTCTCGGCAATTCGCTGCGTCGTACCTTGTTAAGCTCTATTCCAGGTGCTGCCGTTACTTCGGTTCGCATCTCTGGAGCTCTGCATGAGTTTACGACTCTGCCAGGTGTTGAAGAAGATGTCACTGAAATTCTGCTGAACATCAAGGGCATCGTGCTCACGAGTGAGTACGACGAGCCTGTAGTGATGTATTTGCGCAAGAATGGTAAAGGTGAAGCCACTGCTGGAGATATTACTCCTCCAGCCGGTGTTACTATTGCTAACCCTGACTTGCATATTGCTACACTCGCAGAAGATGGTGAACTTGAAATTGAGTTTACTGTTGAACGCGGTCGCGGCTACGTGCCAGCTCAGATGAACAAGCAGGAGAACAGCGAAATCGGCCGCATTCCTGTGGATTCGATCTACTCACCAGTTTTGAAGGTGAGCTATAAGGTCGAAGCTACCCGCGTGGAACAGCGCACGGACTTCGATAAGCTCATCCTGGATGTGGAAACCAAGCCAGCTATTACACCGCGTGATGCAGTTGCATCTGCAGGCTCGACTTTAGTTGAGCTTTTCGGTCTTTGCCGTGAGCTTAACGTTGATGCTGAAGGTGTTGAAGTTGGTCCAGCGCCAACTCATGATGAAGCTGATTCTCAGTTGGCTATACCGATTGAAGATATGAATTTTACTCAGCGTAGCTATAATTGCTTGAAGCGTGAGGGTATTCATACAGTCGGCGAACTGGTAGTTCACACTGAGCAGGATTTGCTCGATATTCGTAATTTCGGCATGAAATCCATCGATGAAGTTAAAGAGAAGTTGCAGGCAATGGGTCTGTCTTTGAAGGCTTCACCGATTGGCTTCGACGCCAATAATCTCGAAGGTGGCACTTTCTTCTCGCCTGAAGACGAGTAA
- the rplQ gene encoding 50S ribosomal protein L17: protein MPTPKQGPRLASSPAHERLMLANMATSLFQHGRIVTTLPKAKRLRPLAERLISFAKRGDLHSRRRVLRVIRNKSVVHVLFTQIAEQMKQREGGYTRIVKIAPRRGDTAPQAIIELVTEPVSPKKAVVKEAEAATKVAAKEEAAE, encoded by the coding sequence ATGCCTACACCGAAACAAGGCCCTCGTCTGGCTTCTAGCCCGGCTCATGAGCGCCTGATGCTGGCCAATATGGCGACCAGCCTCTTCCAGCACGGTCGTATCGTAACGACGTTGCCAAAGGCAAAGCGTCTTCGTCCGCTTGCTGAGCGTTTGATTTCATTCGCTAAGCGTGGCGATTTACATTCGCGTCGTCGTGTGTTGCGTGTAATTCGCAACAAGTCCGTGGTTCACGTGCTTTTCACTCAGATTGCTGAGCAGATGAAGCAGCGTGAAGGTGGTTACACCCGCATCGTGAAGATTGCTCCACGTCGTGGTGATACCGCTCCTCAGGCAATTATTGAGCTCGTGACTGAGCCAGTAAGCCCAAAGAAGGCTGTTGTGAAGGAAGCTGAAGCAGCTACTAAGGTTGCAGCTAAAGAAGAAGCTGCCGAGTAG